One Pararhizobium sp. IMCC3301 DNA segment encodes these proteins:
- a CDS encoding ATP-binding cassette domain-containing protein, with product MTLLKLTGITKSFGAVDVLHGVDLTVAAGEVVGLVGDNGAGKSTLMKTITGIYQADSGTIELDGASILHLDPGQRRRIGIEMIYQDLSLAKQQDVASNIFLGREPVKKWLGLLPGIVDRARMNREAGEMIARLGAHLPSINRPVGTFSGGQQQTVAIARALTFNPKLVIMDEPTAALAVREVQSVLDLIRRLKSEGIAVILISHRLNDVLSVTDRIVVLRHGTAAAELTTADTDMNEVVAHIVGARDAAAAEHEMSG from the coding sequence ATGACCCTGCTGAAACTGACCGGAATTACCAAGAGCTTTGGCGCGGTTGACGTGCTGCACGGCGTTGATCTTACTGTCGCGGCCGGGGAGGTCGTTGGGCTGGTGGGAGACAATGGTGCTGGCAAATCAACGCTGATGAAGACCATCACCGGCATCTATCAGGCCGATTCGGGAACAATCGAACTTGATGGCGCAAGCATATTGCATCTCGATCCCGGCCAACGCCGCCGTATCGGAATTGAAATGATCTATCAGGATCTGTCTTTGGCCAAACAGCAGGACGTCGCCAGCAATATCTTTCTTGGCCGCGAGCCGGTCAAAAAATGGCTCGGCTTGCTTCCCGGGATCGTCGACCGGGCGCGGATGAACCGCGAGGCGGGGGAAATGATTGCCAGGCTCGGCGCGCATCTTCCCTCTATCAATCGCCCGGTCGGAACCTTTTCAGGCGGGCAGCAGCAGACGGTGGCCATTGCGCGGGCGCTGACTTTCAATCCGAAACTGGTGATCATGGACGAGCCGACTGCCGCATTGGCAGTACGCGAGGTTCAGAGCGTTCTCGACCTGATCCGCCGCCTGAAATCGGAAGGCATCGCGGTGATCCTGATTTCGCATCGCCTCAACGATGTGTTGTCGGTGACAGACAGGATTGTCGTGTTGCGGCACGGCACCGCCGCAGCTGAACTGACCACAGCCGACACTGACATGAACGAGGTGGTGGCGCATATAGTGGGAGCGCGCGATGCCGCTGCCGCAGAACATGAAATGAGTGGATGA
- a CDS encoding ABC transporter permease, giving the protein MTTTALSGLWTRAQRASVDRLHIRLESFVVLVVLGFIMAILSPYFLSVSNFLNILLATSTIGVLAIAATFVISSGGLDLSLGSVMGLSGVVGAYVAVILGAPSLLGVAACIAAGALAGYVNGQIVTRAFVPAFIVTLGMLGIARGLALVISGGRVIYGLPDALLYLGQGRPYGIPVPVIIFIITAVCAHCVLAYTRFGRHTLALGDSEGAARAAGIRVERQRRILYTLSGALAGLAGMIFMARINSGDPTAGLNYELTAITAAIIGGTNLFGGRGSILGTMIGALIMGVLQNGLNLLAVQSYYQQMAIGGVLILAVFIDQYQLRKETRT; this is encoded by the coding sequence ATGACCACGACCGCATTGTCCGGCCTTTGGACGCGCGCACAGCGCGCCTCCGTCGACCGGCTTCACATCCGCCTGGAATCATTCGTCGTGCTGGTGGTGCTGGGCTTCATCATGGCCATCCTGTCGCCCTATTTTCTATCGGTCAGCAACTTTCTCAATATCTTGCTGGCGACGTCGACCATCGGCGTGCTGGCAATCGCTGCAACATTTGTCATCAGTTCCGGCGGGCTTGACCTGTCGCTCGGCTCTGTAATGGGCCTGTCCGGCGTGGTTGGTGCCTATGTCGCTGTCATTCTCGGCGCTCCATCGCTGCTCGGGGTTGCCGCCTGCATCGCTGCCGGAGCGCTGGCGGGATATGTCAACGGTCAGATTGTCACCCGCGCTTTCGTGCCGGCCTTTATCGTCACCCTGGGCATGCTCGGCATCGCCCGCGGCTTGGCGCTGGTGATTTCCGGAGGACGGGTTATCTACGGCCTGCCGGATGCCTTGCTCTATCTGGGTCAGGGCAGGCCCTATGGAATACCGGTTCCGGTGATCATTTTCATCATCACCGCAGTCTGCGCGCATTGTGTGCTGGCCTATACACGCTTCGGCCGGCACACTCTGGCGCTCGGAGATTCAGAGGGTGCGGCGCGCGCCGCCGGCATCCGCGTCGAGCGACAGCGCCGTATTCTCTACACTTTGTCGGGCGCACTGGCGGGGCTCGCCGGCATGATCTTCATGGCTCGCATCAATTCCGGTGACCCTACAGCCGGTCTCAATTACGAGCTCACGGCGATCACTGCGGCGATTATCGGCGGCACCAATCTGTTCGGCGGTCGCGGTTCGATCCTTGGCACAATGATCGGCGCACTGATCATGGGCGTATTGCAGAACGGGCTCAATCTGCTGGCGGTGCAATCCTACTACCAGCAGATGGCCATTGGCGGCGTCCTCATTCTGGCGGTGTTCATCGACCAATATCAGTTGCGCAAGGAGACCCGGACATGA
- a CDS encoding SCP2 domain-containing protein, translated as MTGMLLPKFATVGLTPIPIRVVQLVTQKVFDAVLARHPTLFDRLGPYAEKRYGFDPVDLPFVFEVLPDGPTIRVLRKGVVSTPDAMVTGPFIMLLALLEGRLDGDAVFFSRELEVSGDTEAILALRNALDDCVLDLPTDIAAIAGPFRLPVQRFFEFMREWLLAEKDRVWN; from the coding sequence ATGACTGGCATGCTGCTGCCGAAATTCGCAACTGTGGGTCTGACGCCGATTCCGATCCGGGTCGTCCAGCTGGTAACACAGAAAGTCTTTGATGCTGTGTTGGCGCGGCATCCGACGCTTTTTGACCGCTTGGGACCCTATGCGGAAAAGCGCTACGGTTTTGATCCCGTCGATTTGCCGTTTGTCTTTGAAGTCCTGCCTGATGGTCCAACGATCCGGGTGCTGCGCAAAGGTGTGGTGAGCACGCCGGACGCGATGGTCACAGGACCGTTCATCATGTTGCTGGCGTTGCTGGAAGGTCGGCTTGACGGCGATGCAGTGTTCTTTTCGCGCGAACTGGAAGTCTCGGGAGATACCGAAGCGATTCTGGCGCTGCGCAATGCGCTTGACGATTGCGTTCTCGACCTGCCGACCGACATTGCTGCGATTGCCGGGCCATTTCGATTGCCAGTTCAGCGTTTCTTCGAGTTTATGCGTGAATGGTTACTTGCTGAGAAGGACAGGGTATGGAACTGA
- a CDS encoding LacI family DNA-binding transcriptional regulator codes for MTSRVALARRPSIHDVASRAGVSAATVSKVMHGVRTVKPENVRRVQTAVAALGYRADPLASDLRRAKRRIIGVIVPELESEFFGTMVTELERLAEDRGYSLVTATCRESVDREEDIIRRMHDWRVAGVVLAPVRDEHGPAASYMKQHSMSGVIIDRVLSDDIFDTVSADSSTASIEVARQLVGKGHRHMLVIGLGSHAATSKARIDGFRAEALDLAPDCRIDVLVAESQIGALREAVRAYFDRGEHPTAVYSLFAKGTLVALSEFRRRGWRCPEDVSLIGFDDAEWMQVTWPSIAAVVQPVEAIAGNAMDMLFERIEGREGQPTARLQRCDILLRESVGVSRHGQPTGGEEQATPPVAD; via the coding sequence ATGACCAGTCGCGTCGCGCTTGCGCGCCGTCCATCTATTCATGATGTTGCGAGCCGTGCCGGCGTGTCGGCTGCGACGGTCTCCAAGGTGATGCATGGTGTTCGAACGGTAAAGCCGGAAAATGTGCGCCGGGTACAAACTGCGGTCGCGGCGCTGGGCTATCGCGCTGATCCGCTGGCGTCCGATTTGCGACGCGCCAAGCGCCGGATCATCGGCGTTATTGTTCCCGAACTGGAAAGTGAGTTTTTCGGCACCATGGTGACTGAACTTGAGCGGCTCGCGGAAGATCGCGGGTATTCGCTTGTCACCGCAACGTGCCGCGAATCCGTCGACCGCGAAGAAGACATTATCCGTCGCATGCATGACTGGCGGGTGGCTGGCGTGGTGCTGGCACCGGTGCGCGATGAACACGGACCCGCCGCAAGCTACATGAAGCAGCATTCCATGAGCGGCGTGATCATCGACCGCGTGCTCTCCGACGATATATTCGACACCGTATCTGCAGACAGTTCGACGGCCAGCATAGAAGTTGCGCGCCAATTGGTCGGCAAGGGGCATCGCCACATGCTGGTCATCGGTCTGGGCTCCCATGCCGCAACCTCCAAAGCGCGGATCGATGGTTTTCGGGCCGAGGCTCTGGACTTGGCACCTGATTGCAGGATCGACGTCCTGGTCGCAGAGAGCCAGATCGGGGCACTGCGCGAAGCGGTGCGGGCGTATTTTGACCGTGGCGAACATCCGACTGCGGTCTATTCGCTGTTTGCCAAGGGAACGCTGGTGGCACTGTCAGAATTCCGGCGACGCGGATGGCGCTGTCCCGAAGACGTGTCCCTGATCGGCTTTGATGATGCAGAATGGATGCAGGTGACCTGGCCATCGATTGCCGCTGTGGTGCAGCCGGTCGAGGCCATCGCCGGCAATGCCATGGACATGCTGTTTGAACGTATCGAAGGCCGCGAGGGGCAACCGACAGCCCGCCTGCAGCGATGCGATATCTTGTTGCGGGAATCCGTGGGCGTGTCGCGCCACGGACAACCGACAGGGGGAGAAGAGCAGGCAACACCCCCCGTTGCCGATTAA
- a CDS encoding UbiX family flavin prenyltransferase, translating into MSAPQRVVLGVSGASGAAIAMRIAERLRALEGVETHLVISGAAQRTLAHEIGPDATDRLHKLADHVHAIDDIGANIASGSFRSAGMIIAPCSMRSLGAIATSLSDNLLVRAADVHLKERRRLVLLARESPLHLGHLRLMCAVTEMGAIIAPPVPAFYLKPATIAQIIDQIAARAIDLLALDGPNQAEAWQGESGH; encoded by the coding sequence ATGAGTGCGCCCCAGCGTGTGGTCCTCGGCGTGTCCGGAGCATCGGGTGCCGCGATTGCCATGCGCATCGCCGAGCGCTTGCGGGCGCTGGAAGGTGTCGAAACGCATCTGGTCATCTCCGGCGCAGCACAGCGGACACTGGCCCATGAAATCGGCCCCGATGCCACAGACCGGCTGCATAAACTGGCCGATCACGTCCATGCCATTGATGATATTGGCGCCAATATTGCCAGTGGCTCTTTCCGCTCTGCGGGCATGATCATCGCCCCGTGCTCAATGCGCAGCCTTGGTGCCATCGCGACCAGCTTGTCGGACAATCTTCTGGTGCGAGCGGCGGATGTGCATCTGAAAGAAAGACGCCGGCTGGTGCTGCTGGCGCGGGAAAGCCCGTTACATCTGGGACATTTGCGGCTGATGTGCGCTGTCACCGAAATGGGCGCCATCATTGCCCCGCCGGTGCCGGCGTTTTATCTCAAGCCCGCAACCATTGCCCAAATCATCGACCAGATCGCAGCCCGCGCCATCGACCTGCTCGCCCTTGATGGTCCCAACCAGGCAGAGGCCTGGCAAGGTGAGAGCGGGCATTAA
- a CDS encoding substrate-binding domain-containing protein: MKLKSIALVLTAAASLAAMPMAHAQEGEYGILMKTLSNPFWGAMGTGVEDGATEAGVKFFSQAVESDQAAEPQLNVCNTMLERNPVAMITAAINSTNLLPCLKKAQDSGIPVADLDGNLDPEILKKEGINIAFQIGSDNVAAGGQGAEYLVSKLGADATGSVLIIEGLSGNITGEKRARGFRETLEKMAPGLEIVASLPGDWDRGKAANITNDILTRNPDLVGIFAANDGMALGAVESVYAAGKGDQVTIIGVDGNSDAVKSIKDGRLNASVAQLPYLVGKQAVENMKKVIAGESVETAIFVPTLVLTKDVIDAGTEPMLEYVK, translated from the coding sequence ATGAAACTGAAGTCAATTGCACTTGTACTGACTGCCGCGGCGAGTCTCGCCGCCATGCCGATGGCCCATGCCCAGGAAGGCGAATATGGCATTTTGATGAAAACGCTTTCCAATCCATTCTGGGGCGCCATGGGAACCGGCGTCGAGGACGGTGCCACTGAAGCCGGCGTGAAGTTTTTCTCGCAGGCCGTGGAGAGCGACCAGGCCGCCGAACCTCAGCTCAATGTCTGCAACACCATGCTTGAGCGCAACCCTGTTGCCATGATCACAGCCGCAATCAATTCCACCAACCTGCTGCCTTGCCTGAAGAAAGCACAGGATTCCGGCATCCCGGTGGCCGATTTGGATGGTAATCTCGACCCGGAAATTCTGAAAAAGGAAGGCATCAATATCGCTTTCCAGATCGGATCGGATAATGTGGCCGCCGGTGGACAGGGAGCTGAATATCTGGTCTCAAAGCTTGGTGCTGACGCTACCGGATCAGTTCTGATTATCGAAGGTCTGTCGGGCAATATCACCGGCGAGAAGCGAGCCCGTGGTTTCCGTGAGACGCTGGAAAAGATGGCTCCGGGTCTTGAAATCGTGGCGTCGCTTCCAGGCGACTGGGACCGCGGCAAGGCTGCCAACATCACCAACGATATCCTGACCCGCAATCCTGACCTGGTGGGCATATTTGCCGCCAATGACGGTATGGCGCTGGGCGCTGTGGAATCGGTCTATGCCGCCGGCAAGGGTGATCAGGTAACGATCATCGGGGTGGACGGCAATTCCGACGCCGTCAAGTCGATCAAGGACGGTCGCCTCAATGCGTCGGTCGCCCAATTGCCTTATCTGGTCGGCAAGCAGGCCGTCGAGAACATGAAGAAGGTGATCGCAGGCGAGAGTGTCGAGACCGCCATATTCGTGCCGACACTGGTCCTCACCAAGGATGTCATCGACGCCGGCACCGAGCCGATGCTTGAATACGTCAAGTAA
- a CDS encoding hydroxyacid dehydrogenase: MSTIGKPLVLSAPDPRSLDLIFTDAARRELHARYDVLECEPSALAEQSDETLAAVRYIIGQPPITPETLAAMKSLRCIFNVESNLINNMPYETLFERGIHVVTTGAVFAGPVAELGLAMALNLARGIVDADVDFREGRELWGGDGNSTARLLTGSEIGIVGFGDLGKALNRLLSGFDATIRVFDPWLPPSILREHNVEPASLETVLSQSDTVFVVAAVTSDNTGFLDRKAFARMRRNAAFVLLSRAGVVDFDALMQAVRSGHIVAASDVFPDEPLAADHPVRKLPGFLRSAHRAGALDIAFKRMGDMVLEDMDLMDRGLPPMRSKRAERETVSRMRSKPVTNN, encoded by the coding sequence ATGTCTACAATTGGTAAGCCTCTGGTGCTCAGCGCACCCGATCCGCGCAGTCTGGATCTGATTTTTACCGACGCGGCGCGCCGCGAGCTTCATGCCCGTTATGATGTGCTGGAGTGCGAGCCAAGCGCGCTCGCCGAGCAATCTGATGAGACCCTTGCTGCGGTGCGCTACATTATCGGTCAGCCGCCGATCACGCCCGAAACCCTGGCTGCAATGAAATCGCTGCGCTGCATATTCAACGTCGAATCCAACCTGATCAACAACATGCCTTATGAGACGCTGTTCGAACGCGGCATCCATGTGGTGACCACCGGAGCGGTCTTTGCTGGCCCGGTGGCGGAGTTGGGCCTGGCCATGGCGCTTAATCTGGCACGCGGCATCGTCGATGCGGATGTCGATTTTCGTGAAGGGCGCGAACTCTGGGGCGGAGACGGCAACAGCACTGCCCGGCTATTGACGGGTTCGGAAATCGGCATTGTCGGATTCGGCGATCTCGGCAAGGCTCTGAACCGCCTCCTGAGCGGCTTCGATGCCACGATCCGCGTGTTCGATCCCTGGCTGCCGCCGTCGATTCTACGTGAACACAATGTCGAACCCGCATCGCTTGAAACGGTGCTTTCCCAGAGCGATACCGTCTTCGTGGTAGCGGCGGTTACCAGTGACAATACCGGATTCCTGGATCGCAAAGCTTTCGCCCGGATGCGCAGGAACGCGGCCTTCGTCCTGCTCAGTCGTGCCGGCGTAGTGGATTTTGATGCGCTGATGCAGGCGGTCCGCTCCGGCCATATCGTTGCCGCCAGCGATGTCTTTCCCGACGAGCCGTTAGCCGCCGATCATCCAGTCCGCAAACTGCCCGGCTTTCTGCGTTCGGCCCATCGTGCCGGTGCGCTGGACATCGCTTTCAAACGAATGGGCGATATGGTGCTTGAGGACATGGATCTGATGGACCGGGGCCTGCCGCCAATGCGCAGCAAGCGGGCCGAACGGGAAACCGTTTCGCGGATGCGGTCAAAACCGGTGACGAACAACTGA
- a CDS encoding UbiD family decarboxylase translates to MSKYPDLRSFIVALEQRQWLQRVSCPVSIVHEMTEIHRRVLLANGPALLFENPVDAEGRPCKMPVLTNVFGTAERIALGLGVAVEQLDELGEMLAFLRQPTPPANMQQAFETIPSLKAALSMGTRRTRRAPVQAQIFTGDQVDLAKLPIQWCWPGEPAPLITWPLVITRAPDDPDDVNVGVYRMQVLGPNRLIVRWLGNRGGARHHRLWATRNEPMPVAVAIGADPATILAAVMPVPEDMNELGFAGILRRSKTRVTPALSLPMAVPAEAEIVLEGFIAPDERAPEGPYGDHTGYYNAVEPFPVLTLSALTMRKNPLYLSTFTGRPPDEPSRLGETMTRLFAPIIKRQFPEIKDYWLPPEACSYRALVVAIDKRYPGQAKRIMMGMWSVLPQFLYTKLIIVVDADINVRDWSDVMWSIATRFDASRDLTVIADTPIDYLDFASPRPGLGGKMGIDATRKIGAETDREWGEVLKMSPQIVARVDAIWGDLNLGAPAPAPAGKKDTL, encoded by the coding sequence ATGAGCAAATATCCCGATCTGCGATCATTTATTGTGGCGCTTGAGCAACGCCAATGGCTGCAGCGCGTAAGCTGCCCGGTCTCGATTGTCCATGAAATGACCGAAATCCATCGCCGGGTCCTGCTTGCAAACGGACCGGCGCTGTTGTTCGAGAACCCGGTCGATGCCGAAGGACGCCCCTGCAAAATGCCGGTCCTGACCAATGTGTTCGGCACTGCGGAACGCATTGCCCTCGGGCTTGGTGTTGCGGTTGAACAACTGGATGAACTTGGAGAAATGCTGGCGTTTTTGCGGCAACCGACGCCGCCTGCCAACATGCAGCAGGCCTTTGAAACGATCCCCTCTCTGAAGGCTGCCCTGTCCATGGGAACACGCCGGACCCGGCGCGCGCCAGTTCAGGCGCAGATATTCACCGGCGACCAGGTTGATCTCGCAAAACTGCCCATCCAGTGGTGCTGGCCGGGCGAACCTGCACCGCTCATCACCTGGCCGCTGGTGATCACCCGTGCTCCTGACGATCCGGATGATGTCAATGTCGGTGTTTACCGTATGCAGGTTCTGGGACCCAACAGGCTGATTGTGCGCTGGCTCGGCAACCGCGGCGGTGCGCGCCATCATCGCCTCTGGGCGACGCGCAACGAACCGATGCCGGTCGCTGTTGCCATCGGCGCTGATCCGGCCACCATTCTGGCCGCTGTCATGCCCGTGCCCGAGGACATGAATGAACTGGGATTTGCCGGCATTTTGCGCCGCAGCAAAACCAGGGTGACCCCGGCGCTTTCCCTACCGATGGCCGTTCCAGCCGAAGCTGAAATCGTGCTGGAAGGCTTTATCGCCCCTGATGAGCGCGCGCCGGAGGGCCCCTATGGCGACCATACCGGCTATTACAATGCTGTCGAACCCTTCCCGGTGCTGACCCTGAGCGCCCTGACCATGCGCAAAAATCCGCTCTATTTATCCACCTTCACCGGACGACCGCCCGATGAGCCGTCCCGCCTCGGCGAGACCATGACCCGCCTGTTCGCGCCAATCATCAAACGCCAGTTTCCCGAAATAAAGGATTACTGGCTGCCGCCGGAAGCCTGCTCCTACCGTGCCCTCGTGGTCGCCATCGACAAACGCTATCCCGGTCAGGCCAAACGCATCATGATGGGCATGTGGTCGGTTCTGCCGCAATTCCTCTATACCAAACTGATTATTGTCGTCGACGCAGACATCAATGTCCGCGATTGGTCCGATGTGATGTGGTCAATTGCCACCCGTTTTGATGCCTCGCGCGACCTGACGGTCATTGCCGACACCCCCATCGACTATCTTGATTTCGCATCTCCGCGCCCCGGCCTCGGCGGCAAGATGGGTATAGACGCCACGCGCAAGATCGGCGCGGAAACCGACCGTGAATGGGGTGAGGTATTGAAAATGTCGCCGCAGATCGTCGCACGCGTGGATGCCATCTGGGGCGATCTGAACCTGGGTGCACCAGCACCGGCACCGGCCGGGAAGAAGGACACTTTATGA
- a CDS encoding peptidase U32 family protein yields the protein MELICPAGTPTAFRDAIAAGADAVYCGFRNETNARNFPGLNFSRQELAEAIVFARSKNVKTLVAINTFMHAGNEELWYRAVDDAVELGAAALILADLGLLAYAAEKHPEQRLHLSVQASASNADTINFMVDTFGIKRAVLPRVLTIAEVAEITRKVRCETEVFVFGGLCVMAEGRCSLSSYATGKSPNMQGVCSPASHVRYRREGGALVSELGAFTINRFAEGESAGYPTLCKGRFQAGEQSGYIFEDPVSLDALVHLDALEAAGVSALKIEGRQRGRAYIAEVVRTIQATLGAKPEHRAGHIGSLSALSEGQRTTSGAYEKRWR from the coding sequence ATGGAACTGATTTGTCCGGCCGGAACGCCAACAGCGTTCAGGGACGCTATCGCGGCCGGTGCCGATGCGGTGTACTGCGGTTTTCGCAATGAGACCAATGCCCGCAATTTCCCCGGGTTGAATTTTTCCCGCCAGGAATTGGCCGAAGCCATTGTGTTTGCCAGATCAAAAAATGTGAAAACGCTGGTGGCTATCAATACCTTTATGCATGCCGGCAATGAGGAGCTTTGGTATCGCGCCGTTGACGATGCGGTGGAATTGGGCGCAGCGGCCCTTATTCTGGCCGATCTGGGGCTTCTCGCCTATGCGGCTGAAAAGCATCCCGAGCAACGGTTGCATCTGTCGGTGCAGGCCTCGGCTTCCAATGCGGATACCATTAATTTCATGGTTGATACGTTTGGCATCAAGCGTGCCGTGCTTCCACGCGTATTGACCATTGCCGAAGTCGCCGAAATTACCCGCAAGGTGCGGTGCGAGACCGAAGTATTCGTTTTTGGCGGGCTCTGCGTGATGGCCGAAGGGCGCTGCTCACTGTCGTCTTATGCGACCGGTAAATCGCCCAATATGCAGGGTGTGTGTTCGCCCGCCAGCCACGTCCGCTACCGGCGCGAGGGCGGGGCGCTGGTTTCCGAACTGGGGGCCTTTACCATCAACCGCTTTGCCGAGGGTGAGAGTGCCGGCTATCCGACCTTGTGCAAGGGGCGGTTTCAGGCCGGGGAGCAGAGCGGCTATATTTTTGAAGATCCGGTCAGTCTTGATGCGCTGGTACATCTTGATGCGCTGGAGGCCGCAGGCGTCAGCGCCCTCAAGATCGAGGGACGCCAGCGCGGCCGGGCCTATATCGCCGAGGTGGTCAGAACCATCCAGGCGACGCTTGGTGCCAAACCGGAACACCGGGCTGGCCATATTGGCAGCTTGAGCGCCCTGAGCGAGGGCCAACGCACCACCTCCGGTGCCTATGAAAAACGCTGGCGTTAG
- a CDS encoding sugar phosphate isomerase/epimerase: MNTLGLHTFAIAPVWDIALIEAEMERIRSHGVGLFEIPLLRPEEIDVAGTLAFSQRHGVEVICSLGLPGWADVVDRPDDVLAFLTPAFEVTRSVGSASLSGVTYGTIGRTSGSAPSERELDGMCRFLERAAKQAAAHGLKLGIEPCNRYETHLMNRGSDAVAIIERVGADNIFIHLDTYHMNLEEESFDAGFRAAAPYLGYVHVSEANRGVPGRGQINWDAAFAAIARIGYNGPLTLESMNHVDKDIAGGLAIWRPVADNPDDVIDAGLPFLRQAAERAGLQLG, from the coding sequence ATGAATACGCTTGGACTGCATACTTTTGCAATTGCCCCGGTCTGGGACATCGCCCTGATCGAGGCGGAGATGGAGCGGATTCGCAGCCATGGAGTCGGTCTGTTCGAAATCCCGCTGCTGCGCCCGGAAGAGATTGATGTCGCAGGGACGTTGGCCTTCAGCCAGCGCCACGGCGTCGAAGTTATATGCTCGCTTGGTCTGCCCGGCTGGGCAGATGTGGTGGATCGGCCTGACGATGTGCTGGCCTTTCTGACACCGGCGTTCGAGGTCACGCGCTCTGTCGGCAGTGCATCCCTGTCAGGCGTCACCTACGGAACCATCGGACGCACCAGCGGATCTGCGCCCAGCGAACGGGAACTTGATGGGATGTGCCGGTTTCTCGAACGTGCTGCAAAGCAAGCCGCCGCCCACGGTCTGAAGCTCGGCATCGAGCCGTGCAACCGGTATGAAACCCATCTGATGAATCGCGGCAGCGACGCTGTGGCCATCATCGAGCGCGTTGGAGCCGACAATATTTTCATCCATCTCGATACCTATCACATGAATCTGGAAGAGGAGAGCTTCGATGCAGGCTTCAGAGCTGCGGCGCCTTATCTGGGTTACGTCCATGTCTCCGAGGCCAATCGGGGCGTCCCCGGCCGGGGTCAGATCAACTGGGACGCGGCTTTCGCGGCTATCGCCAGGATCGGGTATAACGGCCCGCTGACCCTTGAAAGCATGAATCATGTCGACAAGGATATTGCAGGCGGTCTGGCGATCTGGCGACCCGTGGCCGACAATCCCGATGATGTAATTGACGCAGGGCTGCCGTTTCTGCGCCAGGCGGCGGAAAGAGCCGGCTTGCAGCTGGGGTGA
- a CDS encoding U32 family peptidase: MQQDSVSQLTLGPLLYLWQAEAWRDFYFRIADEAPVDNVVLGEVVCSKRSHFMAPHMDAVTDRLQRGGKRVRHASLALVTLSREERATRELRHLDTTVEISDLSALPALVGRETTVGPLVNVYNAATVRFLASQGVSSICLPPELPFDAICEIVRSVPDMEFEVFAFGRVPLAISARCAHARVKGNIKDNCQFVCAEDPDGLPVTTLDGQPFLALNGVQTMSHTCQTLIAEIPELLAHGLTGFRLSPQHCDMVAVATLYRQLLSGTLEADQAEAALRQVYPDVPFSNGFLHANVGADLIRAPVGQ, translated from the coding sequence ATGCAACAGGATTCAGTATCACAGTTGACATTGGGGCCGCTGCTTTATCTTTGGCAGGCAGAGGCGTGGCGCGATTTCTATTTCCGCATCGCCGACGAAGCCCCGGTGGATAATGTCGTTCTGGGCGAGGTGGTATGCTCAAAACGCTCGCATTTCATGGCGCCTCACATGGACGCGGTCACAGACCGGCTGCAGCGGGGAGGCAAGCGGGTGCGGCATGCCTCTCTGGCCCTTGTGACACTATCGCGCGAAGAGCGGGCAACCCGTGAATTGCGACATCTCGATACAACCGTCGAGATCAGCGATCTGTCGGCGCTGCCGGCACTGGTCGGGCGCGAAACCACGGTGGGACCACTGGTCAATGTCTATAATGCTGCGACGGTACGTTTTCTCGCCAGCCAGGGTGTGAGTTCGATCTGTCTGCCTCCCGAATTGCCGTTCGATGCAATATGCGAAATTGTGCGCAGTGTACCGGATATGGAATTCGAGGTTTTCGCCTTCGGGCGGGTGCCGCTGGCGATTTCTGCCCGCTGTGCCCATGCGCGGGTCAAGGGCAATATCAAGGATAATTGCCAGTTCGTTTGTGCCGAGGATCCTGATGGCCTGCCGGTTACCACGCTCGATGGCCAGCCATTTCTGGCCCTCAATGGCGTTCAGACCATGTCGCACACCTGCCAGACGCTGATTGCAGAAATCCCCGAGCTGCTGGCGCATGGCCTGACCGGGTTTCGGCTGTCGCCGCAGCATTGCGATATGGTGGCAGTCGCCACTCTCTACCGGCAGCTACTGTCGGGCACATTGGAAGCTGACCAGGCAGAAGCGGCGTTGCGGCAGGTTTACCCGGATGTGCCATTCTCCAACGGGTTTTTACATGCAAATGTCGGGGCTGACCTTATCCGCGCACCTGTCGGACAGTGA